From the genome of Chanos chanos chromosome 5, fChaCha1.1, whole genome shotgun sequence, one region includes:
- the LOC115811346 gene encoding NACHT, LRR and PYD domains-containing protein 3-like: protein MPVIFFVGWTSQSFRYKDLIRSKYAYVTEYDSLPGEHILLADRYTELLIIQRHREQSETEEDIRSKGEKFSSHKESEKYSNISLEEFFSPDDHGVVPKAVILQGSSGHGKSLTAQKIMLDWASGKLYTDNFDFIFHLKCKEINQISGQKSLVELLRYSHSLTPAQISQILQHSPERVLFLIDGFNELELSQDSMSNWSLPTDVQTPASPESTLKALLSGRLLPESFLLVTTRSTATDTLSKLLKKQPQRFTEIMGFSEKGVKDYFQRFFKEDQLLQTQAYEHVKANETLFTACFIPVICWIICTVFRERHKDSMEITNVLDTTTSIYVDCMSTLLKYHYQGLSQSVPSLLRSLGQLAKRGMLEQQVLFDKKSVSETIPEPDRIPFLCKFVFRRSRQETMFSFIHLSFQEFFTALYYALLTDNEMKREVKRLFRNLEDIFSYLNLDDADERKSKLHLLPVIRFLFGLVNSEVSGRLMGTYNLSVSPTIQAQLKEWILKVIKERQERLPLRGHANLFVLYCLYEFHEEDFLRVAMDGWEYIDLSDLPLSRMDYLVIHYCLQFCSNSTYVKFTHSATTAEEVKLLQPEVNSFEKFR, encoded by the coding sequence ATGCCAGTAATCTTTTTTGTAGGCTGGACCTCACAAAGTTTTAGGTATAAGGATCTCATCCGCTCTAAGTATGCCTATGTGACAGAGTATGACTCCCTCCCTGGTGAACACATACTGCTGGCCGATCGCTACACTGAGCTGCTGatcattcagagacacagagaacagagtgagacagaggaagacataCGCTCCAAAGGAGAAAAATTTTCCAGTCATAAGGAAAGTGAGAAATACAGCAACATCAGTTTGGAGGAGTTTTTCAGTCCAGATGATCATGGAGTTGTTCCAAAAGCAGTTATTTTACAGGGCAGCTCTGGACATGGCAAATCTTTAACTGCTCAGAAGATTATGCTGGACTGGGCATCTGGAAAACTCTATACCgacaattttgattttatttttcacctgAAGTGTAAAGAAATTAACCAAATTTCTGGGCAGAAGAGTCTGGTGGAACTCCTGAGATACAGTCACAGTTTAACACCAGCACAGATCTCACAGATATTACAGCACTCACCAGAGAGAGTTCTCTTTCTCATAGACGGCTTTAATGAACTTGAACTCTCGCAAGACAGCATGTCCAACTGGTCTCTGCCCACTGATGTCCAAACTCCAGCCTCACCTGAGTCCACTCTGAAAGCTCTGCTGAGTGGGCGCCTGCTGCCTGAGTCCTTCCTGCTGGTCACCACCAGgtctacagctacagacacactgagcaaGCTGctcaaaaaacaaccacagcGTTTCACTGAGATTATGGGCTTCTCTGAGAAGGGGGTGAAGGACTACTTTCAGAGGTTTTTTAAAGAGGATCAGCTCTTACAGACACAGGCATATGAGCATGTAAAGGCAAATGAAACCCTCTTCACTGCCTGCTTCATCCCTGTCATCTGCTGGATCATCTGCACAGTATTcagggagagacacaaagaTAGTATGGAAATAACCAATGTTTTGGATACAACCACCTCTATATATGTTGACTGTATGTCCACTCTGCTGAAGTACCACTACCAGGGTTTGAGTCAGTCTGTCCCCAGCCTGCTGAGGAGTCTAGGCCAGCTAGCAAAGAGAGGGATGCTGGAACAGCAGGTCCTGTTTGATAAGAAGAGTGTGTCTGAAACTATCCCAGAGCCTGACAGAATTCCATTCCTTTGTAAATTTGTCTTCAGGAGGAGCCGTCAAGAGACcatgttcagtttcattcacCTCAGTTTTCAGGAGTTTTTCACTGCTCTTTACTATGCTCTGCTGACTGATAATGAAATGAAGAGGGAAGTCAAGAGGTTGTTTCGTAATTTAGAGGACATATTCAGTTACCTCAATTTGGATGATGCTGATGAGAGGAAAAGTAAGCTCCATCTCCTACCAGTGATCCGGTTTCTCTTTGGCCTCGTTAACAGTGAAGTGAGTGGCCGCCTGATGGGAACTTacaatctctctgtttctcccaccATTCAAGCTCAGCTCAAGGAATGGATCCTTAAAGTCATCAAGGAAAGACAAGAGCGACTCCCTCTGAGGGGACATGCAAACCTGTTTGTTCTCTACTGTCTTTATGAATTCCACGAAGAGGACTTTTTAAGGGTAGCAATGGATGGTTGGGAATACATTGATCTCTCTGATCTTCCACTGAGTAGGATGGACTACTTGGTGATACACTACTGCCTGCAGTTTTGTTCCAACAGTACATATGTGAAATTCACTCATTCTGCTACAACAGCGGAGGAGGTCAAGCTTCTTCAGCCTGAGGTCAACAGTTTTGAGAAGTTTAGGTGA